catcacgtgagctaccccagcccacgccatgggagttaaaatctcccagaactagccggggttctgggagaagtgaaataatattcgccaattggttccggctcACGCTTGAAGATGGTGGAATATAAACCGATGCTAGACAAAGGTCTTGACCtttaattctagcttggcaactaacgacttcaatacctagagatggttgtagtggaatacgatagaaagagtggcatttcttgatccccaaaagaacgccaCCCCCTCTTTGACCATCACGATCCAGGCGAATTATGTTGTGGCTATGGAAGGTGAAATCTACgtttggagagagccaagtttcgcataaggcgaacacatcacaattcaaattgtgtaccaatatTTTAAGTGggtctaattttggtaaaatacttctgcagttccattgcaatacagaaacaatttctctccCCTCATTGGATGAATTAGCCATCgaaagaaattgcttctgcgatgagggtcatagtgagagctttctttttcaagaattctctcaaaaggggtacaaaaatattgatcatagtcctccatcctgctggtatactgaaaaagtccaggatgaacgcaacaatttccgagaatttcatcttaccatcagccgaaaagctgggaaaaccattcgacgatggatcagatgcagtttctctgggaattgttgcattcctgttagctactgatgggcctgaattctgaaggaaagcctggggttttgacttcccagaaagtggagggaagtccttcggggacggattaaaacccggaggactctgaataggaggggaagaattactatttccactttgaggatttcttttaattttaattttgctggCAGCTAATCCGGTTTGTGTTTTAGTaatgcgtttcctttttggagcctgtgaaacattattttttaaaaatggcccagttgatgttccttcacatggatcctccccttcggattcAAAGTCACTTAGAAGGTcaaactggttctctgagacgattggcaaagacttcagAACCATGTCTCTGTAGGAcatttttacacgatttttcaaagaagtcttgattttttcccggcgcgatatgtacttcggacacgccgagagagcatgagagGCTTCACCAGTGCAATACAAGCACCTGCTTGCTGCTTGTATTGCACACGAAGCTTCctcatgcttctccccgcacttagagcagcgtgcctgattgcagcagtaggcggccgtatgatccaactgcttgcacttctggcagaacatgaccgaaggcacataaagtctcacaggtagacgaaccttcccgatcgcaacgtaatcaggaagtgcagtgccggaaaaagtaacccgaaaagagttcgacagggaaaacTTCCGTTTTTCCCCCTCGCCAGATGCTGACTTTAGTTGACGCGCATCCAACACCTTGACCGTTGGAAGAGCAGGATCcttgaatcggccaacccctgattccattaggtcatcgacggtcaaaccctcttcggttaccactccgtcgatttccacgtcacgagcgggaacgtaaacgCGGTACTCGATCGTAAACCTCTCGTCACAAGCAATGGCGTTTGCTTCCTTCAGACTACCAGCGACAACGCGCATCTTGTTCCGACTCATCGACTGGTAGTTGACTATGGAAGGGTATGATCGGTCGAGGGTTCGGGAGATTGAAATCACGTTAAGTGGTTTCCCATTCGGTTTGGGCCGGATGTAGACCACCCAGGGACCTTTCGATTGAGATTGGTAAACCCGACGGCGAGGTGAAGTATTTGTCGACTTTGAAACATTACCAGGGGAATCGACTTGGGTTGTTTCTGGTGATTGGGAAATAGGCTCTTTGCCGAAAATAAAGGGTGTTGATGTTGGGTGAGAAACGGGGGTAGGCGAATCCTCCGTATCAGAAATGTACATAGGAGGGTTGGCGGTACTGGGGGAATAGTTTCCAAAATTTAACCTCTCGGGTTGAGTTTCTTCCCGAAATGGAGGATGCTCATCGTCCTCGCCGTCGTCATCCACTTGTCGATTGGTTTCCGACATAATGGGTCACAGAGGAgagcaaaacaataacaaaaaggcgAAATGATAGATGaagatagatgatagatgatagagaAGAAAATTATGTATAACCAAAATAGTAATAATAGTTAAAGATCaatataaaactcaaaatttaactttttgagataaagaataaaaaaaaacaaacaggaaaaaaaaataacttaggatagaaaaaaaatatttatgggaTACACCCTATTACAAACCGCTGCCGACCAAACGATCGGTCTTTTGTGTTGACCTTGCTGGTTTCACACAACAATGGCGACCTGACTATTGTGTATGCcttctgctgttttttttttcattggatcacTGCGATTTCGCGGCACTAAATGATATTTTCACAGCAAACAGTTCCGTAATCAACGGTAAACTACGCCCGTGACGGTATTCACAACCGAATTTGAGAGGCAAGCACTTTTGCACACAGCACACAGCGAAAGGAAAAAAACGTCCGTCTGTTGCGAGTACTGCGCAACGAATGTTTATCTATTTCATTAcctatttatttgatttttttaaagtttaactacaaattcgattatatttgagaagtttttatgaaaataaggacaaatcaggacattttagggaccaattttagaaaatcaggacaaatcgagagtttttgaaaaatcaggacggtctttcgaaaatcaggacaaatcctgataaatcaggacacctgacacctctGTTCAAAACATTCACTGTACCTCGGAAATACCCAAACTtaagttgcctagtgtggactaggctttaccCAATTCTACTCAATTTCTAAGCATGTGTATCGTTATTGCGATGTGAGTGTGCGAAAACTAACTAAATGACTTTCTTTGAATTATCTTGCATTGAGcttatttagaaatttaaagctAAAAGAAAATCgcggaaaatttttgatacctCACCATTTtactgttaaatttgttttatttaaaatatatcaaatgGCAAGTCGTACGCTTTTATTGATGGGTCAAGTGATTCCCTGCGTCAaacaaaatgcatcaaaaatacGAGTTCGTCGAATGGATCTCGACACAAATTTGAATATGGTAAAACCGACTCTAAGGTTATCTCAACATATGCGGTTTGTTGCATAATTATATCTGGATTCGTTTTAGTATTTCAAAAAGGATGAATTCTACTTTGTTCACGATcccaaaaaaatatgcaaaaccgGGGATGTTGTGCTCATTAGAGAACTACCACAGAAACTGACTCGCCTGATAACACATTCGATCCAGGAAATTGTGTACCCATTGGGAGACGTTACGGATCCTATAACAGGAAAGCAGGTTACGGTTGGTAAATATCGAGAGGACATCGAAGAAACTAACCGGTTGTATGGAAAATCAAGCGAGGCATTCAATTACGACAAGGCTCCACCACGTGGTCGATTGGAAGGAACGCAGGATTTCACGCATGGTGAAACGTACATTAAATATCACGAGGACGGCAAAGATCAACCGTTTGCTGTGTAGATTGAATAAGGCGGTCATCTGCAGTTATGAGTTAGATCGagcaagtttcagtaaatattaTACAATTCAAATACTATAAATTAAATATCCGACCTTAACACTACAGGCTTTGTGTCACTTTATACAACATTTAACAGGAAACGAGAAACAGCGAAACTTGAGGTCACTAGTCGCTTTTGTACTACTAATACCAACAAACTATAGTTACAAAGTAGTTAACGTGTCCACCGCAACTACTCGTCTAAACCTAAAAACTCCCGTTCTAGAGCGGCACCCATCATGTTCCAATCGCCGTCATCCACGTCGTCGATTGGATCTTCGCTACCTTCGGTGTTGGAACCCATGTCCAGATCAGACGGTAGATTGCCGCCTCTTCTAAATTTGGCACTAGGGCTCTCATCGTCATCGGAACTAAGATTCGTTTGACTATTTTCATTGTCCTCTACAT
This sequence is a window from Uranotaenia lowii strain MFRU-FL chromosome 3, ASM2978415v1, whole genome shotgun sequence. Protein-coding genes within it:
- the LOC129751818 gene encoding 28S ribosomal protein S17, mitochondrial — protein: MASRTLLLMGQVIPCVKQNASKIRVRRMDLDTNLNMYFKKDEFYFVHDPKKICKTGDVVLIRELPQKLTRLITHSIQEIVYPLGDVTDPITGKQVTVGKYREDIEETNRLYGKSSEAFNYDKAPPRGRLEGTQDFTHGETYIKYHEDGKDQPFAV